In Chloracidobacterium sp., one genomic interval encodes:
- a CDS encoding multifunctional oxoglutarate decarboxylase/oxoglutarate dehydrogenase thiamine pyrophosphate-binding subunit/dihydrolipoyllysine-residue succinyltransferase subunit, with the protein MSNSTPDLSAFLKESFGSNSTYVEGLLARYRQDPRLVDESWQTYFAELLSSGTASVEDTRPAATPVAAVSTPIEARKEPVVVLSPDTEPKTITGPAKKIVENMEMSLTVPTATSFRSIPVKLLEENRRVINEHLASRGRGKASFTHIIAWAIVQAAKAYPHMNFGFGVVNGVPSRLEHEHINLGIAIDIEKKDGSRNLLVPNIKNADTMNFVEFFDAYNGQVKKAREAKLEIADFQGTTISLTNPGTIGTVASNPRLMAGQSAIIATGAIEYPPEYQAMTPAALSMIGISKVVTVTSTYDHRVIQGAESGLFLARINELIKGQHGFYDEIFAALEINYPPLRWAEDRNPTLFGRDDEQAEKQANVLQLIDAYRVRGHLLADTDPLNMTSHHVSELDLENFGLTIWDLDREFIAGGLHGEKTATLRHILYILRKAYCGKVGTEYRHIQNETEKEWIRARIREHFVDTQPLPAETKKDLLQKLIEAEQFEHFLHKKYLGQKRFSLEGCETVIPMLDQLVETAAARGVDEIFMGMAHRGRLNVLSNIIGNADTGDMAERIFTVFEGTSHPSFPADEGDVKYHQGAEGRRKTRSGREIALHLASNPSHLETVNPVVEGMTRARQDELRNGEQRTREEVYARILPVLLHGDAAFAGQGVVMETLQLASLPGYRTGGTIHIVINNQIGFTTSAEFGRSSIYSTDAAHITQTPIFHINGDDPEAAHRVIQIALEYRHQFNKDVVLDLVGFRRLGHNEGDEPSYTQPVMYARVKAHPGSQHLYARLLIREGVITEEELEAMTKRTVDKYERILASAKAIAAENPARAVLAPPIVDEDGSEIMDTSADAGILKTVSDKVSLVPEGFHINPKMVGQLARRAKMGDGEVPMDWGFAEALAFGSLVVEGFPVRISGQDSGRGTFSQRHASMYDLLTGERWTPLSELKNEQNPAARFYVFDSSLSEYGVLGFEYGYSVISHKELVAWEAQFGDFSNGGQIVIDQYISSSEDKWKQTSPLVMLLPHGFEGQGPEHSSARLERYLQLCAENNMQVCYPTTPAQYFHLLRRQIKQDIVRPLIVMTPKSLLRLPAATSEMSELTSGGFRPVIDDARITDKAAVRRIALCSGKVFYDLDATRHGESAAHTSLDVAVIRLEQFYPFPGKLLQAILAEYQNAAEIVWTQEEPQNMGGWAFVEPRLRAILPQGITLRYVGRTPSASPSTGNYAIHHLEQVELIEDTFGMEAHGSGAAASESH; encoded by the coding sequence ATGAGTAACAGCACACCCGATCTTAGCGCGTTCTTAAAAGAAAGTTTTGGATCCAACTCCACCTATGTCGAAGGCCTTTTGGCCCGTTATAGGCAAGATCCGCGGCTCGTTGACGAGTCGTGGCAGACGTATTTTGCTGAGCTTTTAAGCTCTGGCACAGCCTCGGTCGAAGACACGCGGCCGGCTGCAACGCCCGTCGCGGCGGTATCAACTCCTATTGAAGCAAGGAAAGAACCGGTCGTCGTCCTGTCGCCTGACACAGAACCGAAAACCATCACCGGCCCGGCGAAAAAGATCGTCGAGAATATGGAGATGAGCCTCACGGTCCCGACAGCGACAAGCTTCCGCAGTATCCCCGTAAAACTGCTCGAAGAGAATCGCCGCGTCATCAACGAACACCTGGCATCCCGCGGACGCGGCAAAGCCTCGTTCACGCACATCATCGCGTGGGCAATAGTTCAGGCTGCCAAGGCGTATCCGCACATGAATTTCGGCTTCGGAGTGGTCAACGGAGTGCCCTCGCGGCTTGAACATGAGCATATAAACCTCGGCATCGCTATTGATATCGAGAAAAAGGACGGCTCTCGCAACCTGCTTGTTCCGAACATAAAGAACGCCGATACAATGAATTTCGTCGAGTTCTTTGACGCATACAATGGTCAGGTAAAAAAGGCACGCGAGGCAAAGCTGGAGATCGCCGATTTTCAGGGCACAACGATCTCGCTGACCAATCCCGGCACTATCGGCACGGTCGCGTCGAACCCGCGTCTGATGGCGGGCCAAAGTGCGATCATTGCCACGGGTGCCATAGAATATCCGCCGGAATATCAGGCGATGACGCCTGCCGCGCTGTCGATGATCGGTATCAGCAAGGTCGTTACCGTTACATCGACCTACGATCATCGCGTGATCCAAGGTGCCGAAAGCGGGCTTTTCCTTGCACGCATAAACGAGCTGATAAAGGGCCAGCACGGCTTTTATGACGAGATATTTGCGGCTTTGGAGATCAACTATCCGCCGCTTCGCTGGGCCGAGGACCGCAACCCGACCCTATTCGGACGCGACGATGAGCAGGCCGAAAAGCAGGCGAACGTGCTGCAGCTGATCGACGCATACCGGGTTCGCGGCCATTTGCTCGCCGACACCGATCCGCTGAACATGACCTCGCATCACGTATCTGAGCTTGATCTCGAGAACTTCGGCCTAACTATTTGGGACCTTGACCGCGAGTTCATCGCTGGCGGACTGCACGGCGAAAAGACCGCAACGCTGCGTCATATCCTTTACATTCTCAGAAAAGCATACTGCGGAAAGGTCGGCACGGAATATCGACATATCCAGAACGAAACGGAGAAGGAATGGATACGCGCACGCATCCGCGAACACTTTGTCGATACGCAGCCGCTGCCTGCCGAAACAAAGAAAGACCTGCTGCAGAAGCTTATCGAGGCGGAGCAGTTCGAGCACTTCCTGCATAAGAAGTATCTCGGTCAAAAACGATTCTCGCTCGAAGGCTGTGAGACCGTAATCCCGATGCTCGATCAGCTTGTCGAAACGGCCGCCGCTCGCGGTGTCGATGAGATATTTATGGGTATGGCTCACCGCGGCCGGCTCAACGTCCTTTCGAACATCATCGGAAACGCTGACACAGGCGACATGGCGGAACGCATCTTTACTGTATTCGAGGGCACATCGCATCCGAGTTTTCCTGCCGATGAAGGCGACGTAAAATACCACCAAGGAGCGGAAGGCCGGCGCAAGACGCGATCGGGACGTGAGATCGCACTTCACCTTGCATCAAACCCGAGTCATCTTGAGACCGTCAATCCTGTGGTCGAGGGAATGACGCGCGCCCGGCAGGATGAGCTTCGCAATGGCGAACAGCGAACGCGCGAAGAGGTCTATGCCCGTATCTTACCCGTTCTTCTGCACGGTGATGCTGCATTCGCGGGCCAAGGCGTCGTGATGGAAACGCTCCAACTCGCCAGCCTTCCGGGCTACCGTACGGGCGGAACGATCCATATCGTCATCAACAATCAGATCGGCTTTACTACGTCCGCCGAATTCGGCCGCTCATCGATCTACTCGACCGACGCCGCTCATATTACACAGACGCCGATCTTTCACATTAACGGCGATGACCCCGAAGCCGCTCATCGCGTGATACAGATAGCGCTCGAGTATCGCCATCAGTTCAATAAGGACGTCGTACTCGATCTGGTCGGCTTCCGCAGGCTGGGGCACAACGAAGGCGATGAGCCGAGCTATACCCAGCCTGTTATGTATGCACGCGTTAAGGCGCATCCCGGCTCGCAGCACCTTTATGCGCGGCTTCTGATCCGCGAAGGCGTCATTACCGAAGAAGAACTCGAAGCAATGACGAAAAGGACCGTCGATAAATACGAACGCATCCTTGCGAGTGCAAAGGCCATTGCCGCTGAGAATCCCGCACGTGCCGTACTTGCCCCGCCGATCGTTGACGAGGACGGTTCCGAGATCATGGACACTTCGGCTGATGCGGGCATCTTGAAGACCGTTTCAGACAAGGTGTCGCTTGTTCCGGAAGGCTTCCATATCAACCCGAAGATGGTAGGCCAATTGGCACGCCGTGCAAAGATGGGTGACGGCGAAGTGCCGATGGATTGGGGTTTTGCAGAGGCTTTGGCATTCGGCTCGCTCGTCGTCGAGGGTTTTCCTGTTCGTATCAGCGGGCAGGACTCGGGCCGCGGAACCTTCTCACAGCGGCACGCCTCGATGTATGACCTTCTTACGGGCGAGCGTTGGACGCCGCTTTCCGAGCTTAAGAATGAACAAAATCCGGCGGCACGCTTCTATGTATTCGACAGCAGCCTTAGCGAATACGGCGTTCTCGGCTTTGAATACGGCTATTCGGTCATCAGCCATAAGGAGTTGGTCGCGTGGGAAGCTCAATTCGGCGATTTTTCGAACGGCGGCCAGATCGTTATCGATCAGTACATCTCTTCGAGCGAGGACAAGTGGAAGCAGACAAGCCCGCTTGTAATGCTCCTGCCTCACGGTTTCGAGGGGCAAGGGCCTGAGCACTCATCGGCGAGGTTGGAGCGCTACCTGCAGCTCTGTGCGGAGAACAATATGCAGGTCTGCTATCCGACGACGCCTGCTCAGTACTTCCATCTTCTCCGCCGCCAGATCAAACAGGATATCGTGCGGCCGCTTATCGTGATGACGCCGAAGAGCTTGCTGAGACTGCCGGCTGCAACCTCCGAAATGAGCGAGCTGACGAGCGGCGGCTTCCGGCCGGTGATCGACGATGCTCGTATCACAGATAAGGCGGCCGTAAGGCGTATCGCCTTGTGCAGCGGCAAGGTCTTTTATGACCTCGACGCAACGCGGCATGGCGAATCGGCCGCACATACTTCGCTTGATGTTGCCGTCATTCGGCTCGAACAGTTCTATCCTTTTCCCGGCAAGCTCCTGCAGGCGATCCTTGCAGAATACCAGAATGCAGCCGAGATCGTTTGGACGCAGGAAGAGCCGCAAAATATGGGCGGCTGGGCGTTCGTGGAGCCGCGGTTGCGTGCGATCCTGCCGCAGGGGATCACGCTTCGGTATGTCGGCCGGACGCCGTCGGCGTCTCCTTCGACCGGCAACTACGCGATCCATCATCTGGAACAAGTTGAGCTGATCGAGGATACTTTCGGAATGGAAGCTCACGGCTCGGGGGCAGCAGCGTCCGAATCGCACTGA
- a CDS encoding CapA family protein, with protein MKKLAALIAVLVVGTFTFILACQPKAAVNAETATAAAAEPEPTPPAVTNNEPITIAAVGDIMMGSPFPNDSRMPPNDGADLFKEVTPILSAADIAFGNLEGPIIDNGVSAKCPPRSTRCFAFRMPTRYGKYLKNAGFDVMSVANNHAGDFGEAGRASTQKVLTEQGIKYAGSLQPAAVTAFLDVKGKKVGFIAFGHNNGMPSINDLDNARKLVADLKKRSNIVIVSFHGGGEGTDRQHVPNGTEIFLGENRGNLRAFTHTVVDAGADIVLGHGPHVMRGMELYNDRLIVYSMGNFCTYGWFGLAAETALGKIVEAKIAADGKFISGKINATKQEGRGGPLLDSAGTAIRVVRNLSTADFGANAPKIADDGTFTKE; from the coding sequence ATGAAGAAACTTGCAGCACTTATCGCCGTTCTCGTTGTCGGAACATTTACATTCATCCTCGCTTGCCAGCCGAAAGCCGCGGTGAACGCGGAAACCGCGACGGCAGCAGCGGCGGAGCCTGAACCGACGCCGCCGGCCGTCACAAACAATGAGCCGATAACTATCGCTGCGGTCGGCGATATTATGATGGGTTCACCGTTCCCGAATGATTCGCGAATGCCGCCAAACGACGGAGCCGATCTTTTCAAGGAAGTTACGCCGATCCTGTCAGCGGCTGACATTGCCTTTGGCAATCTTGAAGGGCCGATCATCGACAATGGCGTGTCAGCAAAATGCCCTCCGCGCTCGACACGCTGCTTTGCATTCCGTATGCCGACGCGTTACGGCAAATACCTTAAGAACGCAGGGTTTGACGTGATGAGCGTGGCAAACAACCATGCCGGCGATTTTGGCGAGGCCGGCCGTGCCAGCACTCAAAAAGTGCTTACGGAACAGGGCATCAAGTACGCCGGCAGCCTTCAGCCTGCTGCGGTAACAGCATTTCTCGATGTAAAAGGTAAGAAGGTCGGCTTTATCGCCTTTGGCCACAACAATGGCATGCCGAGCATCAACGACCTCGATAACGCCCGAAAGCTGGTCGCCGACCTTAAGAAGCGATCGAACATCGTGATCGTCTCGTTCCATGGCGGAGGCGAAGGCACCGACCGCCAGCACGTTCCCAACGGAACGGAGATATTCTTGGGCGAGAATCGCGGCAACCTGCGTGCGTTTACCCATACGGTAGTGGATGCGGGTGCCGACATAGTCCTCGGCCACGGGCCGCATGTGATGCGCGGTATGGAGCTGTACAACGACCGTCTGATCGTTTATTCGATGGGCAATTTCTGCACCTACGGCTGGTTCGGCCTCGCCGCTGAAACAGCCTTGGGCAAGATCGTCGAGGCAAAGATCGCCGCGGACGGCAAGTTCATCTCAGGCAAGATAAACGCGACAAAACAAGAGGGCCGCGGCGGCCCGCTGCTCGACAGCGCGGGCACGGCCATCCGCGTCGTCCGCAACCTTTCTACAGCCGACTTCGGCGCCAACGCACCAAAGATCGCCGACGACGGCACCTTTACCAAAGAGTGA
- the smc gene encoding chromosome segregation protein SMC — MFKLSRLEITGFKSFADHTEIVFTGSGITGVVGPNGCGKSNVADAIAWVLGEQRAKSLRGGEMKDVVFAGTRDRKPGGMAEVVLHMVLDDTVEFSDESDLENIDEALSGIDESAVDMDLIEAIEPERDEALDAVAVSPFGDAADIAVESVKAAQVGSAQIIETKVKTKRRWRPRSFALDFAPGEAVSVTRRLYLSGESEYLLNGKTCRLRDISDLFAGTGLSGSHYAIIEQGRIGQILSSKPADRRNLIEEAAGISKFRTRQRAAETRLDNARSNLGRVTDIISEVDKQVNSLRRQAAKTRRFKVLQEEFRVLLRQLYAEEGRYYSTLSEQMKAEAEKASHLEAELHTELSASEAAARDATAAARAAEEGLSELRRIHADNALERDRAEREHLYKSEQVVNLNARIDTLKSEIAASGGRLEMLEGELIRLREDDEKEAAAFAEAETELGAAEAAYAERSLALGDVEKQIETERADLLQHTAALERFGEIGRQLSINLERLTQRSSGLEGEARRADESFSENERQAAELAKTVAAEEQKLSELNREREELLAVTASSLDELRRKERRLGELTDEYSAKRHRLTTLSELEEKRAVYTPQVQKIFAKQSSIGIELGGVLADRLNVSETAERAVESAFGEYLQSVVVGSVADAKKLSAWLSENGIGRTAMLIIPKAAVSDGIVNRGGNTIRDHLGVDGEVAAALAEVFPREMSARLVDDLDSAPKGELVIDRDGNMLIAGRMFVGGGKRAAGGPNESLLAFKRELNGLEREVGKLAQDIETARTAVDNARLVLTENEGRMVDLQSLIIKVDRGVHGLQIQHHSAREEIERAERHRRVVGEEARQTAAEIAEVRVLLEDAQGNKAAAETARIESTERLARIGTQLASVRSTVEEAAFVLNDKRLAAATSGERRRSAQNALRRVENESKELRSRHTALGVELSEAEQKVRDLHTSIAVITDRIAGAGAEVERESSALAAAMNSLAEQRANADAMSEALAEINRRLGEARNERAAVEIHQAEAVTELKNIAENCQQELNTALSELIAGSEPIEDFDLEAARSSAHSLRERLENFGAINMLALEELGEAEERFIFLETQRTDIVDSIAATEAALREIKERSRARFRDAFEAINANFTEFFHELFGGGQGQMTLLDAEDVLDAGIEVVAQPPGKRLQNILLLSGGEKAMTAIALVMAIFKYRPSPFCLLDEVDAPLDDANVGRFAAKIADMSEKTQFIVITHNKRTMEAAKALYGVTMQEPGVSKIVSVKFE, encoded by the coding sequence ATGTTCAAGCTTTCACGTCTCGAAATTACTGGCTTTAAGTCTTTCGCCGATCACACTGAGATCGTATTCACCGGCAGCGGCATTACGGGCGTTGTCGGGCCGAACGGCTGCGGCAAGTCGAACGTCGCCGATGCGATCGCATGGGTGCTTGGCGAACAGCGTGCAAAATCGCTGCGCGGCGGCGAGATGAAAGATGTCGTCTTTGCCGGAACGCGGGATCGAAAGCCCGGCGGGATGGCCGAGGTCGTCCTCCACATGGTGCTCGACGACACCGTCGAGTTCAGCGATGAAAGCGATCTTGAGAATATAGACGAGGCATTGAGCGGGATCGACGAGAGCGCTGTTGATATGGATCTCATCGAAGCGATCGAACCCGAACGGGACGAAGCGCTCGATGCGGTAGCGGTGTCGCCGTTCGGAGACGCGGCTGACATAGCTGTCGAGAGTGTCAAGGCTGCACAGGTCGGCTCAGCACAGATCATTGAAACAAAAGTTAAAACGAAGCGCCGCTGGCGGCCGCGTTCCTTTGCCCTAGATTTTGCACCCGGCGAAGCCGTTTCTGTTACGCGGCGGCTCTATCTTTCCGGCGAGAGCGAATACCTGCTGAACGGCAAGACGTGCCGGCTCCGCGATATCTCAGACCTCTTTGCCGGCACGGGCCTTTCCGGTTCGCACTACGCGATCATTGAGCAAGGCCGTATCGGCCAGATACTTTCATCGAAGCCCGCCGACCGGCGAAATCTGATCGAAGAGGCGGCCGGCATATCGAAATTCCGCACACGGCAGCGTGCGGCCGAAACGCGGCTGGATAATGCGAGATCCAACCTCGGCCGCGTTACTGATATCATTTCCGAGGTCGATAAGCAGGTCAACTCGCTGCGTCGGCAGGCTGCTAAAACGCGTCGTTTTAAGGTTCTTCAGGAAGAGTTTCGCGTGCTTTTGCGGCAGCTGTACGCAGAAGAGGGCCGTTACTACTCCACGCTTTCCGAACAGATGAAGGCTGAGGCTGAAAAGGCTTCACACCTCGAAGCGGAACTTCATACCGAGCTTTCGGCAAGCGAAGCCGCTGCCCGCGATGCGACCGCTGCCGCACGTGCTGCGGAAGAAGGCCTTTCAGAACTTCGCCGCATCCATGCCGATAACGCATTGGAACGCGACAGGGCCGAACGCGAACATCTTTACAAGAGCGAACAGGTCGTCAATCTCAACGCCCGTATCGATACACTCAAAAGCGAGATAGCGGCCAGCGGCGGCCGGCTCGAAATGCTCGAGGGCGAGCTGATACGGCTTCGTGAGGACGACGAAAAAGAGGCTGCTGCATTTGCCGAAGCGGAAACGGAATTGGGTGCTGCCGAGGCGGCGTACGCCGAGCGCAGCCTTGCATTGGGCGATGTCGAGAAGCAGATCGAGACCGAAAGGGCAGACCTTTTGCAGCACACGGCAGCACTTGAACGGTTCGGCGAGATAGGACGTCAGTTGTCGATCAATCTTGAACGCCTGACACAGCGTTCATCGGGGCTCGAGGGCGAGGCCCGCCGCGCCGATGAGTCCTTCAGCGAAAATGAGCGTCAGGCCGCCGAGCTTGCAAAAACGGTCGCGGCTGAAGAGCAAAAGCTCAGCGAGCTTAATAGAGAAAGGGAAGAACTACTTGCCGTTACAGCATCTTCGCTTGATGAACTTCGCAGGAAAGAGCGGCGGCTAGGCGAACTCACGGACGAATATTCGGCGAAACGGCACAGGCTCACAACGCTCAGCGAGCTTGAAGAGAAGCGTGCGGTATATACGCCGCAGGTGCAGAAGATATTTGCAAAGCAGAGTTCGATCGGCATCGAGCTTGGCGGTGTCCTGGCCGACCGGCTCAACGTATCCGAAACGGCGGAAAGGGCGGTTGAATCCGCCTTTGGCGAGTATCTTCAGTCCGTTGTTGTAGGCTCGGTTGCAGATGCAAAGAAGCTTTCAGCGTGGCTCAGCGAGAACGGCATTGGCAGGACGGCGATGCTCATAATTCCGAAAGCCGCCGTCTCAGACGGTATTGTGAATAGGGGCGGCAACACCATTCGCGATCATCTCGGTGTCGATGGCGAGGTCGCCGCGGCACTGGCCGAGGTCTTTCCGCGTGAGATGTCCGCACGACTGGTTGACGATCTTGATAGTGCTCCGAAAGGCGAACTCGTGATCGACCGCGACGGTAATATGCTGATCGCGGGCAGGATGTTCGTCGGTGGCGGAAAGCGTGCGGCCGGCGGCCCGAATGAGTCGCTGCTTGCGTTCAAACGCGAGCTTAACGGCCTTGAACGCGAGGTCGGAAAACTTGCTCAGGACATCGAGACGGCACGCACCGCGGTCGATAATGCGCGGCTGGTGCTTACCGAGAATGAGGGCAGGATGGTCGATCTTCAATCGCTGATAATAAAGGTCGATCGCGGCGTTCACGGCCTGCAGATACAGCACCATTCTGCTCGCGAAGAGATCGAACGTGCCGAGCGGCACCGCCGTGTCGTCGGTGAAGAAGCCCGTCAAACGGCCGCCGAGATAGCCGAGGTTCGAGTGCTGCTCGAAGACGCTCAAGGCAACAAAGCCGCGGCAGAGACGGCCCGCATCGAATCGACCGAAAGACTTGCCCGGATCGGCACACAGTTGGCATCAGTTCGCTCGACGGTCGAGGAAGCGGCCTTTGTTTTGAACGATAAACGGCTTGCCGCCGCGACATCGGGCGAGCGCCGCCGAAGCGCTCAGAACGCTTTGCGGCGGGTCGAGAATGAATCAAAGGAGCTGAGATCGCGGCATACAGCTCTTGGCGTCGAACTGTCTGAGGCCGAGCAGAAGGTGCGTGATCTTCACACCTCGATCGCGGTGATCACGGACAGGATCGCCGGTGCGGGTGCCGAGGTCGAGCGTGAAAGCTCTGCCCTTGCCGCCGCAATGAACTCATTGGCCGAGCAGCGTGCTAATGCCGACGCAATGAGTGAGGCGTTGGCTGAGATCAACCGCCGTTTGGGCGAAGCACGCAACGAACGCGCGGCGGTCGAGATACATCAGGCCGAGGCCGTTACCGAACTTAAAAATATCGCTGAAAATTGCCAGCAGGAGCTTAACACTGCGCTCTCGGAGCTGATCGCAGGAAGCGAGCCTATCGAAGATTTTGATCTTGAGGCGGCGCGATCATCGGCTCATTCGCTGCGTGAACGGCTTGAGAATTTCGGTGCGATAAATATGCTTGCTCTCGAAGAGCTTGGCGAAGCTGAAGAGCGCTTCATCTTTCTCGAAACTCAGCGTACCGACATCGTTGACAGCATCGCGGCGACGGAAGCGGCTCTTCGTGAGATAAAGGAGCGTTCGCGTGCACGTTTTCGTGATGCGTTCGAGGCGATCAATGCGAATTTCACCGAGTTCTTCCATGAGCTGTTCGGCGGCGGACAAGGCCAGATGACGCTGCTGGACGCCGAGGATGTGCTTGACGCCGGCATCGAGGTGGTCGCTCAGCCGCCCGGCAAGCGTCTGCAAAACATCCTCTTGCTTTCGGGCGGCGAAAAGGCAATGACGGCGATCGCTCTTGTGATGGCCATTTTCAAATATCGCCCGTCGCCGTTCTGTCTGCTTGACGAGGTTGATGCGCCGCTTGACGACGCCAACGTCGGGCGGTTTGCCGCAAAGATCGCTGATATGTCCGAGAAGACGCAGTTCATCGTCATCACGCACAATAAACGTACGATGGAAGCGGCAAAGGCTCTCTACGGCGTAACGATGCAGGAGCCGGGCGTTTCGAAGATAGTCTCGGTCAAATTCGAGTAG